A DNA window from Acidobacteriota bacterium contains the following coding sequences:
- the aat gene encoding leucyl/phenylalanyl-tRNA--protein transferase, with translation MPVYRLPEEPIFPPVDEAEDGLLAIGGDLSPERLIAAYMSGIFPWYSEGDPILWHAPDPRCVLTPDSLKVSRRLRRTVDSGRFNVTLDQNFDDVIEACAVTPREGQAGTWITTAMLDAYRELHRLGLGHSVEVWSREDLVGGLYGVSLGSMFFGESMFSHERDASKVALVTLIEQLATWRMPLLDCQVENDHLLSMGAELWPREKFMRRLEELLATPTHRGPWQFD, from the coding sequence ATGCCGGTCTATCGTCTTCCCGAAGAACCGATCTTTCCTCCGGTGGACGAGGCGGAGGATGGCCTGCTGGCGATCGGTGGCGACCTCAGTCCCGAGCGGCTGATCGCGGCCTACATGTCGGGAATCTTCCCCTGGTACAGCGAGGGTGATCCGATCCTGTGGCACGCCCCCGACCCCCGCTGCGTGTTGACACCCGACTCACTGAAGGTCAGCCGTCGATTGCGACGCACGGTGGATTCCGGTCGCTTCAACGTCACCCTCGATCAAAACTTCGATGACGTCATCGAGGCATGTGCGGTCACGCCTCGGGAGGGGCAGGCCGGGACCTGGATCACCACGGCGATGCTCGACGCCTACCGCGAACTCCATCGCCTCGGCCTGGGGCACTCGGTCGAAGTCTGGTCGCGGGAAGATCTTGTCGGTGGACTCTACGGCGTGTCGCTGGGCTCGATGTTCTTCGGCGAGTCGATGTTCTCCCATGAGCGCGATGCGTCGAAGGTCGCGCTGGTCACGTTGATCGAACAGCTTGCGACGTGGAGGATGCCGTTACTGGACTGCCAGGTCGAGAACGATCACCTGCTGAGCATGGGTGCCGAGCTGTGGCCCCGCGAGAAATTCATGCGACGGCTCGAGGAGCTGCTTGCAACTCCGACCCATCGCGGTCCCTGGCAGTTTGACTAG
- a CDS encoding queuosine precursor transporter, with product MREGTLPENPRLRLRYEYLYTGLAATFATLVILTNTAGVKLFTAFGLTLPVSILWYPLTFLVTDVVSEVYGSRRARFLVVVGFGMSLLLLGFSQIGIALPVSPAYPLQDAYVGIFGPIWRLLFGSMAAYLLAQMIDVRLFHFFKRLTGGKHLWLRNNGSTMISQFVDSVTVNMIFLYKNPAVFTGTLGDLVGIILAVYGVKVAIAALDTPICYLGVRLAERYTGVTASTVG from the coding sequence GTGCGAGAAGGAACCTTACCGGAGAATCCCCGCCTACGTCTCCGGTATGAATACCTCTACACCGGCCTGGCGGCGACGTTCGCGACCCTGGTGATCTTGACCAACACGGCCGGCGTCAAGCTGTTCACTGCCTTTGGTCTCACTCTGCCCGTGTCGATTCTCTGGTACCCACTCACGTTCCTGGTCACCGACGTGGTCTCCGAGGTCTATGGATCCCGACGAGCTCGATTCCTGGTCGTGGTGGGGTTCGGGATGAGCCTGCTGCTTCTCGGGTTTTCACAGATCGGCATCGCCCTGCCGGTCTCGCCCGCCTACCCGCTGCAGGACGCGTACGTCGGAATCTTCGGTCCCATCTGGCGACTTCTGTTCGGCTCGATGGCGGCCTATCTACTGGCGCAGATGATCGATGTCCGCCTGTTTCACTTTTTCAAGCGACTGACCGGTGGCAAACATCTGTGGTTGCGCAACAACGGCTCTACGATGATTTCCCAGTTCGTCGACTCCGTGACGGTCAACATGATCTTCCTGTACAAGAATCCGGCGGTGTTCACTGGCACTCTCGGCGATCTCGTCGGCATCATCCTGGCGGTCTACGGGGTCAAGGTTGCGATTGCCGCGCTGGACACGCCGATCTGCTATCTGGGTGTTCGACTTGCCGAACGGTATACGGGCGTCACGGCGTCAACGGTCGGGTGA
- a CDS encoding ATP-dependent Clp protease adaptor ClpS, producing MTKKGTDRKSDLLTEKQERTGRPPQFKVVIHNDDYTTMEFVLEVLESVFHLSPAEAYSVMMKVHQEGIGVAGVYSHEIAETKASLVMDQAQEEGFPLRATVEKE from the coding sequence ATGACCAAGAAGGGCACCGACCGAAAATCCGACCTGCTGACCGAGAAGCAGGAGAGGACTGGGCGCCCTCCACAGTTCAAGGTGGTGATCCATAACGATGACTACACGACGATGGAATTTGTCCTCGAAGTGCTGGAGTCGGTTTTCCATCTGTCTCCGGCCGAGGCCTACAGCGTCATGATGAAAGTTCACCAGGAAGGGATCGGTGTCGCCGGCGTCTATTCCCACGAGATCGCAGAGACGAAAGCGAGTCTCGTCATGGACCAGGCACAGGAAGAGGGGTTCCCTCTTCGCGCAACCGTCGAGAAGGAGTAG
- the msrA gene encoding peptide-methionine (S)-S-oxide reductase MsrA, which yields MTQQAMFGLGCFWGAERKFWQCDGVVKTAVGYAGGTTENPSYEQVCGGNTGHAEVVHVVFDPTVVTYEALLQLFWESHNPTQGHRQGNDIGSQYRSAIYTYDDDQVRVAQASRDAYQQQLTEAGFDTITTEIEDAPTFYPAEEYHQRYLEKNPGGYCGLGGTGVSCPIGVVTR from the coding sequence ATGACCCAACAGGCGATGTTTGGTTTGGGATGTTTCTGGGGTGCCGAGAGAAAGTTCTGGCAGTGCGACGGCGTGGTGAAGACCGCCGTCGGTTATGCCGGTGGGACGACGGAGAATCCGAGCTACGAACAGGTGTGTGGCGGAAACACCGGTCACGCCGAGGTCGTCCACGTCGTCTTCGATCCGACGGTCGTTACCTACGAGGCGTTACTCCAGCTGTTCTGGGAGAGCCATAACCCGACCCAGGGCCATCGGCAGGGAAACGATATCGGCAGTCAGTACCGATCGGCCATCTACACCTACGATGACGATCAGGTCCGCGTGGCACAGGCATCGCGAGATGCCTACCAACAGCAGCTAACGGAAGCCGGTTTCGACACGATCACGACAGAGATCGAGGATGCACCCACGTTCTATCCGGCCGAGGAATACCACCAACGCTATCTGGAAAAAAACCCGGGTGGTTACTGTGGCCTCGGCGGTACGGGCGTCAGCTGTCCGATCGGCGTCGTGACTCGTTAG
- a CDS encoding AAA family ATPase → MFSSNLELVLGIAYREADSRRHAHLGLEHLLYALLHDPEGEEVLAACGTDLPRLKKELKSFLEDEAEVLPKDAEGEPVQTRAFQRVLQTTALHIHSSGRSEAGVGDALAALLQETNSRAAGMLKSQGVTRLDILNYISHGIAKVPLPGSGERHASAGDGLEEGEGPAANPLEMYATNLSERARAGLLDPLVGRDREIERALEVLGRRRKNHPVFVGEAGVGKTAMVEGLAQRLLGEEVPKLLEGAEIFSLDAGALLAGTRYRGDFEERFKALIGQLEQHPRPILFIDELHTMIGAGATTGGTMDLANLIKPVLTDIRVRVIGATTFEEFKHLEKDRALHRRLQKIVIDEPSIEETFRILDGLKPRYEEHHNVIYSDSVLKAAVRLAQRHLREYRLPDSAIDVIDEAGSMLRLASGDDETIEIDVPSVERVVSRMARIPETQATVSDKERLRSLEDSLNRVVFGQTAAVKSVSAATRRARAGLGHPDRPAGSFLFTGPTGVGKTELAKQLARHLGNEFIRFDMSEYMEKHAVARLIGAPPGYVGFEQGGLLVDAVRTHPYSVVLLDEIEKAHPDMFNILLQVMDHATLTDNTGRKADFRHTVLILTSNAGSREMSMRGIGFQDNEAQDARSKSMTAIEKVFSPEFRNRLDAIVSFNPLPENVMERIVDKFILELEGQLRERRIAFQLEPAARTYLARKGYDPRFGARPLARLIQTDVRDRLTDEILFGKLEHGGTVAIDHDGNELTFRIDPTPEDHSAEKEPADAN, encoded by the coding sequence ATGTTCAGTTCTAATCTGGAACTCGTCCTTGGAATCGCCTACCGCGAGGCGGACTCCCGACGTCATGCCCACCTGGGTCTGGAACATCTGCTCTACGCACTTCTGCACGATCCCGAGGGCGAGGAAGTTCTGGCCGCCTGCGGCACCGATCTCCCACGCCTGAAGAAGGAGCTGAAGTCGTTCCTCGAGGATGAGGCGGAAGTTCTTCCGAAGGACGCCGAGGGCGAGCCGGTTCAGACCCGCGCGTTCCAGCGGGTCCTGCAGACCACGGCGTTACATATCCACAGTTCGGGTCGAAGCGAGGCCGGTGTCGGTGACGCGCTTGCCGCCCTGCTGCAGGAGACGAACTCCCGCGCCGCAGGCATGTTGAAGTCCCAGGGTGTGACACGGCTGGACATTCTCAACTACATCTCCCACGGCATCGCGAAGGTGCCGCTACCCGGTTCGGGCGAACGACACGCCAGCGCCGGTGACGGTCTGGAGGAAGGTGAGGGACCCGCGGCCAACCCGCTGGAGATGTACGCGACGAATCTCAGCGAGCGCGCACGAGCGGGTCTCCTGGATCCTCTGGTCGGTCGCGATCGCGAGATCGAACGGGCCCTCGAGGTGCTGGGCCGACGTCGCAAGAATCACCCGGTCTTCGTCGGCGAGGCGGGAGTCGGAAAGACCGCGATGGTCGAGGGATTGGCCCAGCGACTCCTGGGCGAAGAAGTGCCCAAACTCCTGGAAGGCGCCGAGATCTTCTCGTTGGATGCCGGGGCCCTGCTGGCCGGCACCCGCTACCGCGGCGACTTCGAGGAACGCTTCAAGGCGTTGATCGGACAACTGGAGCAGCACCCTCGGCCGATCCTCTTCATCGATGAGCTTCACACCATGATCGGTGCCGGCGCGACGACAGGCGGCACGATGGATCTGGCCAACCTGATCAAACCCGTTCTGACGGATATCCGAGTGCGCGTCATCGGCGCCACGACCTTCGAGGAGTTCAAGCATCTCGAAAAGGACCGTGCACTCCATCGAAGACTGCAGAAGATCGTCATCGACGAGCCGAGTATCGAGGAGACGTTCCGGATTCTCGACGGGCTCAAGCCGCGCTACGAAGAACACCACAACGTGATCTATTCCGATTCGGTGCTGAAGGCGGCCGTGCGTCTCGCCCAACGACACCTTCGTGAGTATCGCCTTCCGGACAGCGCCATCGATGTCATCGACGAGGCAGGATCGATGCTGAGGCTGGCGTCCGGCGACGATGAGACCATCGAGATCGATGTACCCTCCGTGGAGCGAGTCGTCTCACGCATGGCGCGCATCCCCGAGACCCAGGCGACGGTCTCCGACAAGGAGCGGCTGCGATCCCTCGAGGACTCTCTCAATCGGGTGGTCTTCGGTCAGACCGCGGCGGTCAAGAGCGTGTCGGCCGCCACCCGAAGAGCGCGGGCCGGTCTTGGACACCCCGATCGACCGGCAGGATCGTTCCTGTTTACCGGTCCTACGGGTGTCGGCAAGACCGAGCTGGCCAAACAGCTCGCACGACATCTCGGCAACGAGTTCATCCGGTTCGACATGAGCGAGTACATGGAAAAGCATGCCGTCGCTCGCCTCATCGGCGCCCCTCCGGGATACGTCGGCTTCGAGCAGGGGGGGCTTCTGGTCGACGCCGTGCGGACCCATCCGTACAGCGTCGTGCTTCTCGACGAGATCGAGAAGGCCCACCCCGACATGTTCAACATTCTCCTGCAGGTGATGGACCACGCGACGCTGACCGACAACACCGGCCGCAAGGCCGACTTCCGTCATACCGTGCTGATCCTGACGTCCAACGCGGGGTCACGGGAGATGAGCATGCGTGGGATCGGGTTCCAGGACAACGAGGCCCAGGACGCCCGCTCCAAATCGATGACCGCCATCGAGAAGGTGTTCAGCCCCGAGTTCCGCAATCGCCTCGACGCCATCGTCTCCTTCAATCCACTCCCCGAGAACGTGATGGAGCGGATCGTCGACAAGTTCATCCTCGAACTGGAAGGACAATTGAGAGAGCGGCGGATCGCGTTTCAGCTTGAGCCTGCGGCACGGACCTATCTGGCCCGCAAGGGCTACGACCCCCGTTTCGGCGCACGACCGCTGGCCAGATTGATCCAGACCGATGTGCGTGACCGACTGACCGACGAGATTCTGTTCGGGAAACTCGAACACGGCGGGACCGTCGCCATCGATCACGACGGCAACGAGTTGACATTCCGGATCGACCCGACTCCCGAGGATCACTCGGCGGAGAAGGAACCGGCCGACGCCAACTGA